The nucleotide window GCTTCGATGAGCGCGGTCCAGGCCTTGCCGTCCAGCCCACGGTGGTCCGCGGCGCGGAGCGGTTCGCCGACGCGGACGAGCGCCTCCGGCGTGCTTTCCGTCCAGAAGGTGTATTCGAGTGCGACCGGCAGCACCGCTCCTGCCGTCATGCGGGCGGCGAGGTGGCCGACGCCCGATTGAAGCGCGAGCGGGCGCTCCCGCACGTCGGTGAACCGTCCCTGAGCGGTCACCCAGAACACGTGCCGGGGGTGGGACAGGATCGCCGTACCCGTCCGCAGAAACGCGGCGGCGCCGCGGAGCGACTTCGTATCAACACCGACGAACCCGAGCTTTGTGAAGAACCGGTACCGCTCGACCGCGACCGCGTCGATCGCCGCGAAGTGCTCGCGCGCTCCGAACCGGTCGCTCAGGACCATGCCGATCATCGGGTCCCACCACGACGGGTGGTTCAGCGCGACCAGCAGGGGCTCGTCTCCGTTCGGAACGGCGGCCCCGCTCTTCGACAGCCGCACCGCGTGGAAGTGCTTCTGCACGTACCGCCGGGCGTACTTGCGGAAGCCGCGCACCAGCCAGCCCCAGCGGTTCGGCAGTTCGGCGGTGCGAACCGACATCGTTACACCCCAGCCGGTTCCGGGGTGCGGGTGCCCTTGGAGGCGACGCCGTCCTGGTCGAGCGCGTCCGCCGCGATCCAGCCGGACATCAGGACCATCGGCATCCCGGGCCCGGGGTGTGCCGCGCCGCCCGCGAGGTACAACCCCTTCACGTCCGGCGAGCGGTTGGCGGGCTTGAACGCGCCGTTCCACTTGCCGTGACTCGCCAGCCCGTAAATCGCGCCGTTGAGCACGCGGTAGCGGTCGTGAATGTCCTGCGGGGTCAGGGCCGATTCGTACACGATCCGGCTCTCGATGTCCGGCATCTGGCCGGTCGTCTTGAGCTTGTTGAGGATCACCCGCCGGTACTCGGGCAGCATCTTCTTCCAGTCGTGGTGCGGCCGGAGGTACGGGGTGTGAACCAGGACGTACAGCGCGTCGCCGCCGGGCGGGGCGGTTTCCGGCTCGGTGCGGGCGGTGGAGGCGATGTAGCAGGTCGGGTCCGGCGCCGGTTCGCCCTTGCGGTAGATGTACTCGAACTCCTCGTGCGGGTCGCGCGAGAACACGAAGTCGTGGTGCAGCAGGTGGTCGTAAGCCTTGTTGAGCCCCAGGTAGAGGACCACGCCGGAGCACGCGGGCTCGTAACCGCGGCGCTGCTCGAACCGCTTCGCCGCTTGCGGTGCTTGTTCGCGGAGCAGCTCGCGGTGGGTGCGGGCGCTGTCGGCGTTGGACACCACGGCCGCGAGTTCGATCGTCTCGCCGGTGTCGGTTTCCACCCCGCGCACCCGGGTGCCGTTTTGCTCGGTCAGCACCCGCCTGATGCCGGTGTCGGGGCGGTACTCGACGCCCAACTCCTCCCCGAGTTGCACGAGCGCCTCGGGCACCGCGCGGGTGCCGCCCTTCGGGTACCACACGCCCTCGTCGGTCTGCATGTGGGCGATCCCGCAGAGCACCGCGGGCGACGACTCGGGGCACGACCCGACGTACTGCGTGAAGTGGTCGAGCATCTGGGCCACCCGCGGGTCCGGGTTGAACTTCCGCACGGTCCCCGCGACCGACCGCCCCATGCGCATGTTGAACACGTCGCCCATGAGGCCGAACGAGAACCCGGCGCGCCAGTCGATCATGTCGCGCACCGACCCGATCGACTTCCAGAAGTAGTGGCGCTGGGAGATCTGGTTCAGTCGCTCGGAGAGCGCCTGGAAGCGCCGGTAGCCGTCCGCGGACCCGGTGCCGGGGGCGTAGGCGTCGAGGTGCGCGGCCATCGCGTCGGTGTCCTCGATCAGGTCGAGCGAGGTGCCGTCGCTGAAGAAGCACCGCCACTGCGGGTCGAGCCGGATCAGCTCGAGGTGGTCTTCCAGCCGCCGGCCGGCTTCCGAGAAGATGCGCCGCAGCACCGACGGGATGGTGAGGATCGTCGGCCCCATGTCGAACCGGAACCCGCTCTCGCTCAGGACCGCGGCTTTACCGCCGAGCCACGGGCTCTTCTCGAACAGCGTGACCGCGTACCCGCGGGCCGCGAGCACGCACGCCGACGCCAGCCCGGCGAGCCCGCCGCCGATCACGCCCACGCGATTCCGTTCCGCCGTGTTCCGTGTCATTGTGTCTGATTCGTGTGTGGTGCAGGGTCTTTGGGACTGAGGTCGAACCGCGTGATCCGCCGCCATCGAATCTCACACAGGGCTTCCGCCCTGTGCTACGTCCGCCGGCCCCTCCGGGGCGGACAACAAGTTAAAAGGCAAAACGGTTGCACCTCTTTTACCTTTTGACTTTGCTCTTTTGCCTTATGTTGCACCCCGGAGGGGTCGCCGGGCGTAGCACAGGGCTTCCGCCCTGTGGCACCAGCTTCACGCGGTCGGGGCCGAGACCGGCAGCTCCGCGGCGCCGGGGACGCCGAGCCACTCGGCGTCCAGCCCGAGGTCGTTCAGCAGCAGCCGGCTGGTGATGCGGGCGGACTCGTAGATCACCGGCAGGCCGCTGCCCGGGTGTGTGCCGCCGCCAACGAGATACACCCCGCCGAGCTCGCTGAAGCGGTTCTGCGGCCGCAGGTGCAGCATCTGGCCCCAGGTGTGCGCCAGGTTGAACGTCGCCCCGCGGTACACGTTGTACCGGTTCTCCCAGTCCGCGGGGGTGATGATCTTCTCGAACCGCACGCGCCGCTCCACGTCCGGGAGGCCGACTTTGTCCAGTTGCCGGAACAGCTTCGCGCGGAACGCGGGCGTTTCCTTCTGCCAGTCCACGTTCGGGTGCTGGTGCGTCACCGGGGCGAGGACGTAAAGGGTGCTCATTCCGGGCGGGGCGAGGCCCGGGTCGGTCGGGGTGGCGTTCTGCACGTAAAACGACGGGTCGTCGGACAGGACGTGCCGATCCTCAATGTCCCGGAGGTTGTTCAGGTAGTCCGCGGACGTGTGAATCGTGTGGTGCGGCACGTGGTCGAACCGCCCCTCGACGCCCAGGTACATCATGAACGTCGAGCACGAGAACTTCTTCTTCTCGATCTTCGCGTCGGTCCACTTGCGGCGCAACCGGTTGGGGACCAATTTGGTCATCGCGTAGGCGAAGTCGGCGTTCACGACGAGCGCGTCCGCCCGGTGCTCGCCGGTGCGCGTGCGCACCCCCACCGCTTTGCGCCCGTCAAAGAGCACCTCTTCGACTTCTTC belongs to Gemmata obscuriglobus and includes:
- a CDS encoding lysophospholipid acyltransferase family protein; translation: MSVRTAELPNRWGWLVRGFRKYARRYVQKHFHAVRLSKSGAAVPNGDEPLLVALNHPSWWDPMIGMVLSDRFGAREHFAAIDAVAVERYRFFTKLGFVGVDTKSLRGAAAFLRTGTAILSHPRHVFWVTAQGRFTDVRERPLALQSGVGHLAARMTAGAVLPVALEYTFWTESTPEALVRVGEPLRAADHRGLDGKAWTALIEAALTRNLDALSAEAVRRDPEAFTDLLAGRTGVGGVYDSWHRLKAWVRGRPFDPSHEVVTGERRL
- a CDS encoding phytoene desaturase family protein, whose amino-acid sequence is MTRNTAERNRVGVIGGGLAGLASACVLAARGYAVTLFEKSPWLGGKAAVLSESGFRFDMGPTILTIPSVLRRIFSEAGRRLEDHLELIRLDPQWRCFFSDGTSLDLIEDTDAMAAHLDAYAPGTGSADGYRRFQALSERLNQISQRHYFWKSIGSVRDMIDWRAGFSFGLMGDVFNMRMGRSVAGTVRKFNPDPRVAQMLDHFTQYVGSCPESSPAVLCGIAHMQTDEGVWYPKGGTRAVPEALVQLGEELGVEYRPDTGIRRVLTEQNGTRVRGVETDTGETIELAAVVSNADSARTHRELLREQAPQAAKRFEQRRGYEPACSGVVLYLGLNKAYDHLLHHDFVFSRDPHEEFEYIYRKGEPAPDPTCYIASTARTEPETAPPGGDALYVLVHTPYLRPHHDWKKMLPEYRRVILNKLKTTGQMPDIESRIVYESALTPQDIHDRYRVLNGAIYGLASHGKWNGAFKPANRSPDVKGLYLAGGAAHPGPGMPMVLMSGWIAADALDQDGVASKGTRTPEPAGV
- the crtI gene encoding phytoene desaturase family protein, with protein sequence MTAPSVATLSPAPHAAKTGRRKSVLIVGAGPGGLAAALLLAKAGLDVHVVERLPHVGGRCSALEAEGFRFDLGPTFFLYPKVLERIFKLIGRDLLTEIPMVRLDPQYRISFGGGGQLDCTPDVAKLEAEVAKISPQDAPHVRRFLADNRHKMELFRPCLEQPFSGWTDLVRWQLMRLFPTLRPWASLDSELGRYFGDERVRLAFSFQSKYLGMSPFNCPSLFSILSFLEYEYGVWHPLGGCAAVSDGMARVARECGVRVSLNEEVEEVLFDGRKAVGVRTRTGEHRADALVVNADFAYAMTKLVPNRLRRKWTDAKIEKKKFSCSTFMMYLGVEGRFDHVPHHTIHTSADYLNNLRDIEDRHVLSDDPSFYVQNATPTDPGLAPPGMSTLYVLAPVTHQHPNVDWQKETPAFRAKLFRQLDKVGLPDVERRVRFEKIITPADWENRYNVYRGATFNLAHTWGQMLHLRPQNRFSELGGVYLVGGGTHPGSGLPVIYESARITSRLLLNDLGLDAEWLGVPGAAELPVSAPTA